One window of Lytechinus variegatus isolate NC3 chromosome 2, Lvar_3.0, whole genome shotgun sequence genomic DNA carries:
- the LOC121408602 gene encoding ataxin-2-like isoform X4: MNNRRSIRDRDRVVKTNSSNTGRANRGSARNSVPQNASPPTTSLKSLQGLYANQHFVHVASVAKGCTAELQVKSGKKFEGILTTVSPMGEVELRLAHPIDSSDNSVVPTPDLVTDKMLFKSASIVCINIKDVDMEYASKGADAFQTDGEISSRKQNGQVSERELEAFESDANLGDLSLGEDPLSSGSANGWSAEDMFRRNEQMGVKSSYDSNLGEYTTPLEMKDTDDYQRKVIRANQLAKKIEGSSDYMVRIGKELETTEEDRFSAVVRPMNPPQSGHSSSSSPVSASSNEGHNSRYVPPALRNKQDGPSSNSSGGPPGHHHRNHQRATPPPVLPLHSAAGRNRAQSPHMHPPHQQSYQTSPHNLPSPQQRVQTPPHGHPAARNQQMPMQMQQSPQQSHMAANPRSPVSQPPLPQRLPSSGRRTAPDMGNPIIRSPVQSNVPAPASSSSIPAAAADKPSNIEKSGAGPQDVDKKASDVTQAPRIIPTMDRSPRAANDSSKKQTIENLKEFGDNFMLQDKDKAGAATAQAFSQPASPHAATATQGAATPSTPTQPPQEQQQQQQQQGKPAVPAAAAQPLQPSIPSPGGPVSEPATSAPSSSSVPPVVATTQTPITSSTVAATATSTMQTPEKVTTPTLTGDEKKDAGDVVKKSTLNPNAKEFNPLAKPFVPRMQPQKTPTPPRPPSQPSPAPQVIPGQAYSQQLNQPILGIPLPQPVHYTPIRGVGPRKGATNLPQIRSHGGQHDIHMLPVSIAAGQPLVAPVPTMLPFTPHQAGPGGGPVSSAQPINHTQVLGHNPNVPYVYNVHQQKAMGPRLATQQNMVAAGQAGGHSQHQISQDPQQVMVFPQMIPAGISNFQHPGNIPISQQTPSQMPTPYHQFSQPQPHQNPTVQYQHQQPHQQSHQQHPHNHQHTTPPLSHTPQGQSQGSVMQQAQAAHGGRPSPSPVNQAAMHQANQQQQQQPHQQQHQQFHPQNMQAMGQQQQQNHQMMAAMVAANQQSGGNASAPHATNNHNQQQNIIQPMHPHPQPVIHQYPHTPHAVANITNVTPVHSSPHPHPKPVFLSSNQGQHGGGAQPINIHGQHGQQSILTSPVQGPYMQTQPGQLQQAQVQQFQPNN; the protein is encoded by the exons AGTCTGCAAGGTTTATATGCCAACCAACACTTTGTCCATGTGGCCAGTGTGGCAAAA GGCTGTACAGCAGAGCTTCAGGTCAAGAGTGGTAAAAAGTTTGAGGGAATCCTGACTACAGTCTCCCCGATG GGTGAAGTTGAGCTGCGCCTAGCCCATCCTATTGATTCTAGCGATAACTCAGTGGTACCAACTCCCGATTTAGTTACCGATAAAATGCTGTTCAAGTCCGCAAGCATTGTGTGCATCAACattaaagatgtcgacatggAATATGCAAGTAAAGGAG CTGATGCTTTCCAGACTGATGGGGAGATATCATCAAGGAAGCAGAATGGACAGGTTTCAGAACGGGAGCTTGAGGCATTTGAATCTGATGCTAATCTAGGAGATCTAAGTCTGGGAGAGGACCCCCTTTCATCAGGAAGT GCTAATGGCTGGAGTGCAGAAGACATGTTTAGAAGGAATGAACAAATGGGTGTCAAATCATCCTATGATAGCAACCTTGGCGAGTACAC AACTCCATTAGAAATGAAAGACACGGACGATTATCAGAGGAAGGTTATAAGGGCTAATCAACTGGCCAAGAAGATTGAGGGTTCTAGTGATTACATGGTTCGAATCGGTAAGGAATTGGAGACTACAGAAGAAGACAGGTTCAGTGCAGTAGTACGTCCAATGAACCCTCCACAGTCTGGTCATagttcttcctcttctcctgtTAGTGCTTCCAGTAATGAGGGCCATAATAG CAGGTATGTGCCTCCAGCTTTGAGGAACAAGCAAGATGGCCCATCGTCAAACAGCAGCGGGGGACCCCCTGGTCACCATCATCGGAATCACCAACGGGCCACCCCACCTCCTGTACTGCCCCTGCACAGTGCGGCTGGCCGCAACAGGGCGCAGTCCCCCCACATGCATCCCCCACACCAGCAATCGTACCAGACGTCTCCCCACAACCTCCCCTCCCCACAGCAGAGGGTGCAAACACCTCCTCATGGACACCCAGCTGCTAGGAACCAGCAGATGCCCATGCAGATGCAGCAATCACCTCAACAATCTCATATGGCTGCTAATCCAAG GTCACCTGTGTCGCAGCCACCCCTCCCTCAAAGGTTACCCTCCAGTGGGAGACGGACTGCCCCTGACATGGGCAATCCTATCATTCGCTCACCAGTGCAATCTAATGTTCCAGCCCCAGCATCGTCGTCATCGATACCGGCCGCTGCGGCTGATAAACCATCTAATA TTGAAAAATCAGGGGCTGGTCCTCAAGATGTAGATAAGAAGGCATCAGATGTAACTCAGGCTCCCAGGATTATTCCAACCATGGACAGGAGTCCAAGGGCCGCTAATGATTCAAGTAAAA AGCAAACtatagaaaatttaaaagagtTTGGAGATAATTTCATG TTACAAGATAAGGACAAGGCGGGAGCAGCCACAGCACAAGCTTTCTCTCAACCGGCATCACCACATGCAGCAACTGCTACTCAGGGGGCCGCCACACCGAGCACACCAACCCAGCCACCTCAagaacaacagcaacaacaacaacaacaaggcAAGCCTGCTGTTCCTGCTGCTGCAGCACAACCCTTGCAACCATCAATACCATCACCAGGAGGACCAGTTAGTGAGCCGGCAACGTCTGCTCCTTCCAGTTCCTCAGTTCCTCCTGTTGTAGCAACAACACAAACACCTATCACGTCGTCAACAGTGGCTGCTACTGCAACGTCTACCATGCAGACGCCTGAAAAAGTCACAACTCCAACCTTGACGGGAGATGAGAAAAAAGATGCAGGAGATGT GGTCAAGAAGTCAACGCTAAATCCAAATGCAAAGGAATTCAACCCACTTGCCAAACCATTTGTTCCA AGGATGCAACCTCAAAAGACACCTACCCCTCCACGACCACCATCTCAACCTAGTCCAGCCCCCCAGGTTATACCTGGTCAGGCCTATAGTCAGCAGCTCAATCAGCCCATCCTTGGAATACCACTTCCTCAGCCTGTACACTACACCCCGATCAGGGGAGTGGGACCAAGAAAAG GTGCCACAAACCTGCCCCAGATCAGATCGCATGGCGGTCAACACGACATTCACATGTTGCCGGTATCAATAGCTGCGGGTCAGCCCTTGGTCGCACCGGTTCCTACCATGCTACCCTTTACTCCTCACCAGGCTGGTCCTGGTGGTGGCCCCGTCTCTAGTGCTCAACCCATCAACCATACCCAGGTGTTAGGTCATAATCCCAATGTGCCCTACGTCTACAACGTCCACCAACAGAAG GCGATGGGTCCAAGGTTAGCAACCCAACAGAACATGGTAGCAGCAGGCCAAGCAGGTGGCCATAGTCAACATCAGATATCACAGGATCCACAACAGGTCATGGTCTTTCCACAGATGATTC CTGCCGGTATAAGTAATTTCCAGCACCCGGGTAACATCCCCATCTCGCAGCAGACGCCCAGTCAGATGCCTACCCCATACCATCAATTCAGCCAGCCCCAGCCCCATCAGAACCCGACGGTCCAATATCAGCACCAACAACCCCACCAGCAGTCTCATCAGCAGCACCCTCACAATCACCAGCATACCACCCCACCCCTCTCCCATACCCCTCAGGGTCAGAGTCAGGGGAGCGTGATGCAGCAGGCCCAGGCTGCCCATGGGGGTAGGCCGTCACCAAGCCCCGTCAATCAGGCTGCCATGCACCAGGCCAACCAACAG CAGCAACAGCAGCCACACCAACAGCAACATCAGCAATTCCATCCACAGAACATGCAAGCCATGGGTCAACAACAGCAACAGAACCACCAGATGATGGCTGCCATGGTTGCCGCCAACCAGCAGAGTGGTGGCAACGCCAGCGCCCCTCACGCTACCAACAACCACAACCAGCAACAGAACATCATCCAACCAATGCACCCCCACCCTCAACCGGTCATCCACCAGTACCCCCACACGCCCCATGCGGTGGCGAATATCACCAATGTTACCCCTGTGCACTCATCGCCCCACCCCCACCCCAAGCCAGTCTTCCTTTCTAGCAATCAGGGGCAGCACGGAGGAGGGGCTCAACCTATCAACATCCACGGTCAACATGGCCAACAATCTATACTAACATCACCAGTCCAAGGTCCTTACATGCAGACGCAGCCAG GTCAATTACAGCAGGCCCAAGTGCAACAATTTCAGCCTAATAATTGA